In the Arachis ipaensis cultivar K30076 chromosome B04, Araip1.1, whole genome shotgun sequence genome, TCTCCTTGTCTAAGTCTTCACCAAAATATCAAACTACATAGCTAATAAGCTTTGCTATTCCAAAGAACATAGCGAAGCTTTGCTATCGAAAAAACACAACTAATAGAAAAGATGGTATCTGTGAGTGAGATCCGCAATGGTCAAAGAACAGAAGGTCCTGCAACTGTATTGGCGATTGGCACAGCAAATCCATCAAATTGTGTCGATCAGAGCACATATGCTGATTACTATTTCAGAATAACTAATAGCGAGCACATGACTGATCTCAAGAAAAAATTTCAGCGTATTTGTATGTATTTTTATTATGTgttttagttttgttttattaaatatttatcaaaaaaaaaattattgttttaCTTTCANNNNNNNNNNNNNNNNNNNNNNNNNNNNNNNNNNNNNNNNNNNNNNNNNNNNNNNNCTCTATaactataaatttaaataaattatatattaaaatggtACTTAAAGATTCAAGTCACtacaaaaataatttaagaaTAACATTATTATCGTAATAAATATCATTTTCTAAACTTTGTCAAAGATAATAATAGATGTAAATCACACATTATTATTTCAGGTGAGAGAACACAGATCAAGAACAGACATATGTACTTAACAGAAGAGATATTGAAAGAGAATCCTAACATGTGCGCCTACAAGGCCCCGTCGTTGGATGCAAGGGAAGACATGATGATTAGGGAGGTACCAAGAGTTGGAAAAGAAGCTGCAACTAAGGCCATCAAGGAATGGGGTCAGCCAATGTCTAAGATCACACATTTGATTTTCTGCACCACCAGTGGTGTTGTGTTGCCTGGCGTTGATTACGAACTCATCATACTCTTAGGGCTCGACCCAAGCGTCAAGAGGTACATGATGTACCACCAAGGCTGCTTTGCTGGTGGCACTGTCCTTCGCTTGGCTAAGGACTTGGCTGAAAACAACAAAGATGCCCGTGTGCTTATCGTTTGTTCTGAAAATACTTCAATCACTTTCCGTGGTCCTAGTGAGACAGACATGGATAGTCTTGTAGGGCAAGCATTGTTTGCAGATGGAGCTGCTGCGATTATCATTGGTTCTGATCCTGTGCCGGAGGTTGAGAAGCCTATCTTTGAGATTGTTTCGACTGATCAAAAACTTGTCCCTGGCAGTCATAAAGCTATCGGTGGTCTCCTTCGTGAAGTTGGCCTTACATTCTATCTTAACAAGAGTGTTCCTGATATTATTTCACAAAATATCAACGACGCACTCAGTAAAGCTTTTGATCCATTGGGTATATCTGATTATAACTCAATATTTTGGATTGCACATCCTGGTGGGCGTGCAATTTTAGACCAGGTTGAACAGAAAGTGAACTTAAAACCAGAAAAGATGAAAGCTGCTAGAGATGTGCTTAGCAATTATGGTAACATGTCAAGTGCATGTGTGTTTTTTATCATGGATTTAATGAGGAAGAAGTCTCTTGAAGAAGGACTTAAAACTACCGGTGAAGGACTTGATTGGGGTGTACTTTTTGGCTTTGGTCCTGGTCTCACTATTGAAACCGTTGTTCTCCACAGTGTGGCTATTTGATGCGCTTAATTATATATCTCTACATGTATGGAAAtgtgttattttttaatatttttcttttgttccaAAATAAGGTCTTGATTGGCCCATAtatattttagaatttttaaaattaatatatataataaaaatattttagtaattttatataataaaggtattgtagtcattttttataaaaaaataatattaatttagacgaatttaaaatttaatttactatttttcggtcaaattaatttgtctgacctaattttaacaaaaataacataatttaagtgattatatatgttaaattttaattattaaaaaatatctttaaaaaaaagactTTTTTTTTGCGTTTTTATGGAACATCCCCTAAACCAAATTCTTTTCTCTTGAGCAACATGTCACATATCGATATTTGAGTTGCATTTTCCTCTAAAAACAACTATAAGCACCTTCGTATGAGGTTCCATTTATAATAAAGTAAAAAAGTATTAGTTATGATAGTATAAAGCTGATAGTATTATGTTTgtaatttttatgttattgtgtgtattattccatataattatataataatgttacTTTGTTGTCAAATTTTTAAAGCGTTATCATAGAAGCTTGaagataataaaattaattttacggAAGTTGCAAATGGGACGATGTTATCTTCAATTAGGAGGACATTcttgttattgttgttgaagaTGAAAAGATGGGCAATGAGACTGAAAATAAATCAAACAACAAAAGtggtatattatatttttttaattttatgaaatATGAATTGGTATATATATATTTCGTAATCAAATTTAGAGAGACTAACAAGTAACAATATCATTAAGTAACAAACTAACAAAACGTAAAAATCTAAAGGTTCTCAACAAAGTTATGACTTATGAAATTGGATAAAACCTACGTAATCATAAATGGGACTTAGGCACCCTATTTCCTAATTCCGATTTTAATGCCTAAGATCTCCTAAGTCCTAAATTGTCAAGTGACATTCCTTGCTCATAATTAGGGGTGATAATATATTCTCTATTTGCAAGTACCTAACTCTACTCAATTTAATTTGATAAGATTGCTAATCTAATCTGTAGCCATTAGAATTGAGatatacatttaaaaaaaaaaattacttggaATAAATTATAGGAAGATTTTTAGGTATGTCAATATACTTGATTGACATACCGGTATATAGTAATTGTATAGCgttgatatattaatttaaatatactGACCGCATAGATTTGAATGGAAATTATTCACGTGAACATCTGAGTATGCAGGTCATGGTGAGTAGTTGATCTTCTGTGGCGTTATCCGTAGAAAAAAGAAtgaaattttttagtttaatttgtcTATAGGTAGTATTATCTTGGGCTCCAATTAAAATAATGGAATGTTTTACTaggtttgtattttttttagtaaagtTAACAGAAAAAGAGTTGCCAACGAGTCATAGCTCACACGGCATTCTGTCCCCTCTTTATCTCAAAGGTCTCGGATTCGAGTCTTACCAGCTGCagctgaaaagaaaaaaattgataaGTATGTGAGGAGTGTGTAAGTTGGTTTTAGTGGATGAGTggacaaaaatttaatttttttacctAAGATATAAATTAACTTGGAGTTTATACCCGAAAACAACTAAATAGCTTGGAGTGAAATATGAATATGTTGATTGGTAAATATGTGAGAAGTATGTAGGTTTGTTTTAGTGGATGAGTGgacaaaaaatttaattttattagctAAGGTATAAATTAGCTTTGAGTTTATACCCGAAAACAACTAAATAGCTTGGAGTGAAATATGAATAtgttgatgagagaaaaaaaacaagaaagaaagataTGGATATTGGCTTCTCTACATAATGACATGATGGTGTTTTGCTCGTTGTTTTGTTCACTAGTAGGGTATGGACTGTGAGTCTCGTGACTCAAAAAGGTTTAATAGGACCCCTTTGTTCTCTTGTCTAAATGGAAGATTAATAAATCAATTTGGATTTATCGAATAATTAATTCATTAATAtacttaaataaatattaaaaatttaaatcttgTCATATACATGAAGTAATCAATGGTTAGCAATAAACTCTTAAACAAAAGGTTATGGACACCAACTCTAAAAATTGAATGATTTCtacaaagattttttttaaatgttcaaagtagttaatattaaaatatatttcaGGTTGATCAGAGCATNNNNNNNNNNNNNNNNNNNAAAAgatcgatttttttttttttttggttttctacaGTATCCTTCAACTtgacaggtcaaggactaatttATTGCGATACTGAGCTTCATTTAAGGGTTTGCTGCTGGCCAATAGATTGCTGCATACACAAGGCGGAATTCGAACTcccgacacttgtttaagcggactagtgagctaaccactagaccaacccaacttggtttaAAACATCGAATTCTTTTATTCACGACATAGCCAGGCCCACTCACCTTTGCCCATGATGTTCAAGTCAAGCCCTTCATTCTATATTATATAAAACTCGACTATAGctacttttcagcttgtcctaaTTATTCAACAATTGCCGCACTATAAGGTCCAATTTCGTCCTTCAAGCGAAACTTCAGGGATGATTTAGGTAATTCACCTCACACAACacgacaaaaattttaatttccacCGAACCGTACTTGTTATACTGGTGTGCCAATAAAGTGGCTGCCACATTTAAAAATTTTCCTAAGTTATATACTACATTATGTAGATAAGCTATTGACACATTCTTCTCTTACTTGGATACGAGCAACCTGAGTTTTCTAATTTTCTGCTTCTCTCGTCACATGAACAATTTTAACAAGTTAACTAATAGATgcattgaaattttaaatttttaacttttcaatacatttttttttatattaagatCCTTAAGATCTTAACAAAAATCATCATTATTTGTTTCTCTCATGAGACTTAATCAATCAAGAAAACCAGGAaagaatcaataatcaataattatATTTACTGCATCATTAATACATAATTGAAAACTATCAGATTAAGAACCGTACAATgcgtaaaataataaattaattataatatatagtgtattgtttaaaaattaattagataataaataaattaatattaactTTAAAGtattttatactaaaattattttttagaatatttatttgataatttttgtataattttatataattatttaactaAAATATAATACAATTTGAAATatagtttattttttaaataattttagttcatttatttttaaaaaagatatacattttaaattaaaatcatacaaagttatatttttatttattgtttttatttttatatttatttagttGCCATACTttttttatatagtattttttggtgtacaaataattaaaaaaaataaaaaaataaatgagactgaaaaatactaaaaatagaatataaaattatgaattaactttataattgttcataccctggcccaataataaaggcccaggatccaagctaagaagcccaacccaaagggttggccctcacccagtaccagccttcatcccaagaagtcggtactgaacacgacctgctccaaagaagtcggatacgagggttagctggcagataacactcattcgaatgagtaactgcccctagaaactctctaaccacttcatagagccatatcttaacctccctaagatatgggaacggttatccacctaaaaaggtggcactacttcagcggtggttattggatcaccactataaatacactgacaccattcaggtatctccaagttccaatactctctaacctgctcacactcttgctaacttaggcatcggagtgtctttgcatgtACCAcccccccattctttcacacgtacaagtcggacggaggaacaccgagtaacagatccactcgaaagccacctcctCCATACGCTTGGGCCTaccaacgccatccagcccattaatctccggttacccaccgtaacattggcgccgttgccggggacccgagagatcaaccagtaatggcggatagatcccctgaagagggtcatgtggagacagattctgaacaagagaatctgaacactggaaacaatgaggcagaccagacccttcaccaggaagccaatgatcaacacagggaaggcacctccggaatcAAAAACCCGAAGGTAAATTCTTCTGAGGGGCGCGAATCAGAGAAAGAAGGACCATCCCACGCAATTGAGCTCATGGGATTAGTCCACAGTCGCCTCGAGTAGttagaacaggaacgggagcgacaaaaggaaaccgaaaagaacctaaaagaggagatggagcgacgaaaagagttagaaagaaaactcttaaagttagagtcctccctcaaaggtcagaACTCCCACGACGGTAGAGAAGATTCGCCCTTAGGGGGGGAAGATccttttagtgaggacataatgagggcaaaagttccgagaaactttagaagccccgatatggacctctacgatggaaccactgatccaaaacatcatctgagcaactttaaaagtcggatgtatctggctgacgcttctgatgctacgcgatgcaaagcttttccgacaaccttgtcaaaagcagcgatgaagtggttcgacagcctccctccgaggtcgattaccagttttgaagacctctcaaggaagttcttgatgaggttctccatccagaaagacaaagtaaaacatgcaccgAGTCTCCTaggaataaagcaggaggtcggggagtccttacgagcctatatggaaaggttcaacaaagcatgtttggagattcaagacctgcccaccgaggcagtcatcatggggctagtcaatggtcttagagaaggtcccttctcacagtccatatcaaaaagacaccccgcttctttaagtgatgtacaggaaagagctgaaaagtacatcaatatggaagaaaatgctaAGCTAAGAGACCTGAGTTGGTGACCTGGTCACCCtccctcaacaaaagagagggagagggaagccaagaagaaggaagaactcggcctcgataggccaagaaaatatcactcttatactcctctaaaagttCCTGTAGTagatgtatacagagaaatttgcaatactgaaaggctACCTCatcccaggcccattaaaaataaaagagggggagccgcggtgattactgtgagtaccataagatatatgggcactccacaaacgactgttacgaccttaaaaatgtgatagaaaagctggccagagaaggtcggcttgacagatatctcatagaaaggtcggacattcagggaaaaagaaagcgagatgatgtggatagaagagacccaccaccacaaactccggagagacatatccatatgatctcaggagggtttgtgggagggggactcacaaaatcttctcgtaaaagacatctcaagagagTTTACCAGGTCGGAGAGgagtcatccgacctccctaccatttcattcacaaaggagGATGGGCAGGGAATAATCCCGGGGCACGATGACCCAGTGGTAATTaccatgatcctggcaaatgcccatctccacagaacactagtagaccaagaaAGTTCAGCGGACATCCTctttaagcccgctttcgacaaactgGGATTAGATAagaaagagttaagagcctaccccgacaccttgtacggattaggcgacacgccaataaagccactaggatttttgcccctccacaccacctttggaaaggggaaaaaatcaaagactctgagtatagacttcatagtcatcgacgtaGGGTCATCCTATAATGCTTTAAtaggcagagctacccttaatcgactcggagcggtggtatcgacgccccacctctgcatgaaattcccgacctcagcagggatagcaacggtaaggggagatcagaagttggcaaggaaatgctacaatgaaagcctaaatctgagaggaaaaaataaagaaatccacacaatagagctcggtggagcaaggattaaagaagagctgcgaccacagcccgggggaaaaaccgaggagattcaggtcggcgaagaggaaggaaaaaccacccacataggagccaacctagggaaaaccctaagacaagggttgactaagctcctaaaaGATAATTCCGATCTCTttgcctggaaggcctccgacatgcctgggatagatcccgagctcatgtcccacaaacTCTCGGTCTACTCGGGGTCCCGACCTGTtcaacaaagaagacgcaagctcggcccagaacgagccctagtggtggaagagcaagtacaggcgcTCTTGGAAgctggcttcatcagagaagtcaaatatccaacatggctagccaatgtagtgctagtcaaaaagcaaaatggcaaatggaggatgtgcgtcgactataccgacttaaataaggcatgtcccaaggacccttatccactaccaagcattgatgccctagtagactctagctcggggtatcgatacttgtcattcatggacgcctactcggggtataaccaaatcccgatgtacgagCCAGACCAAGAAAAGACATCATTCATCACACCCAGAGCCAACTTTTGCTATGTGGTCATGCCATTCAGattaaaaaatgcaggagccacctaccagaggttgatgaataaggtgtttgcctctcacctagggagcttaatggaagtatacgtcgacgatatgctggtaaagaccaaaaaagaagtcgacctcttgcctgac is a window encoding:
- the LOC107638245 gene encoding stilbene synthase 3-like — its product is MVSVSEIRNGQRTEGPATVLAIGTANPSNCVDQSTYADYYFRITNSEHMTDLKKKFQRICERTQIKNRHMYLTEEILKENPNMCAYKAPSLDAREDMMIREVPRVGKEAATKAIKEWGQPMSKITHLIFCTTSGVVLPGVDYELIILLGLDPSVKRYMMYHQGCFAGGTVLRLAKDLAENNKDARVLIVCSENTSITFRGPSETDMDSLVGQALFADGAAAIIIGSDPVPEVEKPIFEIVSTDQKLVPGSHKAIGGLLREVGLTFYLNKSVPDIISQNINDALSKAFDPLGISDYNSIFWIAHPGGRAILDQVEQKVNLKPEKMKAARDVLSNYGNMSSACVFFIMDLMRKKSLEEGLKTTGEGLDWGVLFGFGPGLTIETVVLHSVAI